The Paenibacillus sp. FSL W8-0426 region TTAATGTTCAGGTTTACAAGCTTTTGCGAAAGGTGTAGCATAAATAATGAGCTTGTATACAAGTATACTTATCGATGTCGTAAAATGTCTTTCGTGCCAAGATCGCTTCAAAAAGTCAGCGGTCCTCCGGTTGTGTTATGATCAGTATGGACGCATTCGGACTGCCTGCAAGTGGAAGTCTGTCTCGTGTACTCAAGAACTGATTATATTATAGGAGCGTTAGCCATTATGCAGTTTCCTTCTTCCTGGCTGCAGGGAGCTTCCCGCGGGGAAGCGATTGCCTGCGAATTGAGGTTGCGCATCATCAGCGGGGAACTCCGCCCCGGTGAAACGTTGTCGGAAAACCGGATTGCCGCTGATTATGAAAGCAGCCGTTCTCCCGTGCGCGAAGCATTGCGTACACTGTCGAATGAAGGCTTGATTCGACTGGAGCGTATGGGCGTGGTTGTGCTCGGCTTGAAAATCAGCGATGTTGAAGAGCTATATGACGTCCGTTTTTTGATCGAGAGCTTTGTGCAGCAACGGTTGGCGAACAATGTACCCGTACAACTGCTGACGCAGCTTCGCAATACGATTGACAAAATGGAACTTGCCGGACGGCACAGGGACGCCATCGAGTTTGCCCATCAGGATCTGACTTTTCACGAGGCGATCATTGAAGCGGCCAAGCACACCCGGATCTCCCATTTATGGAGAAGCATCCGATACGTCGTCATGACGGTGATGCTGCTTACGACCCGCAGGGTTTTCGCTCAGGGCGAACAAAAAATAAGCGATGTCATTCATAAGCATCGCCTGCTCCTCAAGGCACTTGAATCGGGGGATAAAGAACAGATTCAAGCCGGAGTCCGCGCCTACTTCAAAGATTCGGGCAAGACGCTTCATGAAAGCTTTGAGTCATGATCCGCGATGTATCGCGCTTCCTTTAAACGGCACACGAAGGTCCCCGTAAGCATAACGTTGCTTTTACGGGCGGCCACAATCATTCTGCAGGGGAATGGTTGGACATTTACTTGTCGACAAGTATACACAATGCGATTTCCATTCATCCTCGGGGTCCATTGTAAGCGTTATATAAACATAAAAAGGAGCATACACCATGAGTACTCTTTTTGGTCTATCCCATAATGCCACCTTGTTGGTATGGACATTGATTGCGATCGTATTCCTGATCGTGCTGA contains the following coding sequences:
- a CDS encoding GntR family transcriptional regulator — encoded protein: MQFPSSWLQGASRGEAIACELRLRIISGELRPGETLSENRIAADYESSRSPVREALRTLSNEGLIRLERMGVVVLGLKISDVEELYDVRFLIESFVQQRLANNVPVQLLTQLRNTIDKMELAGRHRDAIEFAHQDLTFHEAIIEAAKHTRISHLWRSIRYVVMTVMLLTTRRVFAQGEQKISDVIHKHRLLLKALESGDKEQIQAGVRAYFKDSGKTLHESFES